The genomic DNA CCGCCAGAATGTCGAACTGCCGGCCGGCCGCTTCGAATCGAAGGATCAGAACCAGACGCTGCGCGTTGAACGCCCCTTTGCCACGCCCGATCAGTTCGCCCGGCTCGTGATCGGGCGCGGCGCGGATGGCTATCTCGTCAAGCTGGGCGACATCGCCCGGATCGAGGAAGGCGCGGAAAATCCCTATAGCAGCTTCCGGTCCAATCAGGGTACGGCGATCGGGGTCGGCATCATCCGCCAGTCCGGCGCCAACACGCTGGCGGTCGCGCAAAGGGCCAAGGCGCTGATCAGGGAACTGGAACCGACACTGCCCACAGGGATGCGGGTCGCCATCGGCACCGACGAATCCCTGTTCATCGAACGGGCGATCGACAATGTCTATGACACGCTGGTCGAGGCCGCTTTGCTGGTCATCCTCGTCATCTTCCTGTTCCTGGGGTCGGTGCGTGCGACGATCGTGCCCGCCGTCACGGTGCCGATCTGCCTGCTGGCGACCTGCGCCGTCATGTGGCTGATGGGCCTGTCGATCAACCTGCTGACGCTGCTCGCCTTCGTGCTGGCGATCGGACTAGTGGTGGACGACGCGATCGTCGTGCTGGAAAATGTCTATCACCGGGTGGAACAGGGCGACGATCCGCTGGTTGCCGCCTATCTCGGATCGCGTCAGGTCGGTTTTGCCATCATATCGACGACGCTGGTCGTGTGCGCCGTGTTCGTGCCGGTGATGTTCCTGGCGGGTCAGACCGGCCTGTTGTTCCGCGAACTGGCCATCGCGATGATCGCTGCCATCGCCTTTTCCGGCTTCATCTCCCTCAGCCTGGCGCCGATGCTCTGTTCGAAATTGCTGCGAACCGCCGAACGCGGCCGGCTGGCGCGCTGGATCGATGATCGGTTCCAGCGGCTGGAAAGCCGCTATGCCCGCTGGCTGGACGGGGCGTTGCGCCGGCCGTTGCTGCCCCTGCTGGGCGTCCTGCTGTTCCTGGGCGTCGCCGCCTTCGCCTTCACCCGCCTGCCGAGCGAACTGGCGCCGGCCGAGGATACCGGCGTGGTCGAAGGGCAGATTAATGCGCCCGAAGGCACGGGCTTTACGCGCATGATGGCCTATATGAAGAAGATCGAGGATGATCTCGCCTTCCTGCGCAAGGACGGGACGCTCCAGAATCTCGTCATCCGCACGCCCGCCGGTTTCGGCACGACCGACGACTATAATAGCGGCAATGTCATCGCCTTCCTGCGGCCGTGGGAAGATCGCACCATCACCACCGCCGAAGTCGCCAACATGGTGAACCGGGTGATCGCGGACCAACCCGCCGTGCGCGGCAATGTCGCGCCGCGATCGGGGCTGGGGCGCGGGCGTGGGTTGCCGGTCAATATCGTGCTGGCCGGTGCCACCTATGAAGGGCTGGTGGCCGCGCGCGACCGGATCATGACGGCCGCGGCCGCCTATCCCGGCCTCGTCAACCTCGACAGCGATTATAAGGAATCCAAGCCGCAGATGCGGATCGAAACCAATCTGGCGCGGGCAGGCGACCTGGGGGTTTCGGTCAATGATGTCAGCCAGGCGCTGCAAAGCCTGCTCGGCTCGCGCCGCGTCACCACCTATGTCGATCGCGGCGAGGAATATCGCGTGCTGGTGCAGGCGGAGGATACGGGGCGCCGCACCGTCGCCGATCTCGAACGGATCAATGTGCGCAGCCGCACCGGCGCGCTGGTGCCCTTGTCAGCCCTTGTGACCGTTCGGGAGGTCGCGGGGCCGCGCCAGCTCAATCGCTACAACAAGCTGCGCGCCATCACCCTGACCGCCGCCCTGGCGCCCGGCACCTCGCTGGGTGAGGCGCTGGGCTGGCTGGAGGATCAGGCGCGCCAGTCGCCCGAAGTGCTGGCGATCGGCTATCGTGGCGAAAGCCAGTCGCTGCGCGAAACCGGTGGAGCGATCTGGCTGGTGTTCGGCCTCACCATATTGATCATATTCCTGCTGCTGGCTGCCCAGTTTGAAAGCTTCATCCATCCCGGCGTCATCATCGCCACCGTGCCGCTGGCGGTCGCGGGCGGGGTGTTGGGGCTGGCGCTGACAGGCGGCACGGTCAATCTCTACAGCCAGATCGGCATCGTCATGCTGGTCGGCCTTGCCGCCAAGAACGGCATATTGATCGTCGAGTTCGCCAACCAGTTGCGGGACGAGGGGATGGAGATTGCGCAGGCGATCCGGGAAGCCGCCAGGCGCCGCCTGCGCCCGATCCTGATGACCTCGATCGCGACCGTCATCGGTGCGGTGCCGCTGGTGTTGCGGGGCGGGGCGGGGGCTGCGGCGCGCCACTCGATCGGCACTGTCATCGTGTTCGGCGTCGGCCTGGCAACGCTTATCACCCTGTTCCTGATCCCGATCTTCTATTCCCGCGTTGCCAAGCGGACGCTTTCTCCGCAAACCGTGGGCCGGAAGCTGGATTCGGCGCTCAAGGATTCGCCGGAAGCGGCCGAGTGACATAGTCGGGGGTTGTTGCTGTCGATGAATCAGATTGCGTCCCAGGGTCAGTTGCGTCTTGCCTATCTGCGATGGGCGCTGTTCACCGTTCCCATCATCGTCGCCCTGGGCTTCCTGTCGGGCCGGCTCGCCAATAGCGGCTATGGCAATCGCTGGTTCGATGCGCTGGAAAAACCCGCATTGATGCCGCCCGGCTGGCTGTTCCCCGTCGCCTGGACCATCCTCTATGTGCTGATGGCGCTGGCCTTTGCGATCGTGCTGCACGCGCGCGGGGCGAAGGGGCGGGGGGCGGCGATCGCGCTGTTTCTGGTGCAATTCCTGCTGAACCTGATCTGGTCGCCGCTCTTTTTCCGCGCGCATCAGGTCGGCGGCGCGCTGGCGCTGATCCTGATCCTGGTCGTCGCGGTGGCGGCCACCACCGCGCTTTTCTGGCGCATCCGGCGGCTGGCGGGCGTTCTGCTCATCCCCTATCTGCTCTGGCTGGCCTTCGCCTCCTTCCTCAACTATGAGATTGGCCGCCTGAACCCGGACGCGGCCACCCTTGTCGCGCCGGCGCTCAGAACCCAGATATGAATTTCGGGCGCGCGATCGGCGCGCCGCAAAGAGGATAGGTGACATGCAGAGCGAAAACCGCTTTTTCGACGATCTGGCCAAGCTGGTGAACGGCGCCGCCGGGACCGTGGCGGGCATGACGCGCGAATTCGAATCCAACGCGCGCGAACGCGCCAAGGACTGGATCGGCGGCATGGATTTCGTGTCGCGTGAGGAGTTCGACGCGGTCAAGGCGGTCGCTGCCGCCGCGCGGGAAGAGGTGGAACTGCTCAAGGCGCGTCTCGACGCGCTGGAGGGTAAGAGCGTCAAGGCCAGCAAGGCGAAGCCGGTGGCCGGGGCGAAGGACGCGGACTGATCGCTTCTGTCCTTTCGCCGTTTGCGGTGATAAGGCGCGCCGATGATGGATAGTGACGAATTTGAACATGGCGGCGGGGAAGCCGCGCCGATCGACATGCTGGCCGCCTATTTCGAGGCGCATGGCTGGAGTTTCGAGCAAGTCGGCGAGGATGAGATCGTCGCGCACACGCAGGGGTCATGGGCGCAATATGAACTGCGCGGCATCTGGCGCGACGAGGATCAGGTGCTGCAACTGCTCGCCATGCCCGATATCCGGGTCAGCGATGACAAGCGCGCTACCGTCTATGAAACGCTGGGCCTGATCAACGAGCAATTGTGGATCGGCCATTTCGAACTCTGGTCGTCCAGCGGCATCGTGCTGTTCCGCCATGGCGCGCTGCTGGGCGCGGGCGGCACGTTGACGCTCGATCAGGCGCAGCTTCTGGTCGAAACCGCGATCGACGAATGCGAACGCTTCTATCCGGTGTTCCAGTTCGTCCTGTGGGGTGGCAAATCGCCGTCGGAAGCGATCTCCGCCAGTCTGATCGAAACCCGTGGTGAGGCCTGATGCCATGACTCAGGTCTGGCCCGATCATCTCTTCCTTGTCGGCTGCGGCAATATGGCGGGGCAGATGTTGTCGCGCTGGCTCGATTGCGGCCTCGACCCCGCACGCGTCACCGTGCTGCGCCCCAGTGGCAAGCCAGTGGCGGACGGGGTTGCGGTCGTCACCGACTATCCCCCCGCGCTGCCGGCCGGAGCGACCGTGCTGCTGGGCATGAAGCCCTATCAGATCGCCGATGTCGCCGCCGCGCTGGCCCCGCTCTGCACGGAGGGCACCCGCATCGTCTCGATCCTCGCCGGCACGACCCTGGCCGATCTGCGCAGCCGCTTCCCCGCCGCGCGCGATATCGTGCGCGCCATGCCCAATCTGCCGGTCGGGCTGGGGGAGGGCGTGACCGCCTTGTTCACCGACGCGACCACGGATGCCGCCGCCCGCGCGGATATCGATGCGCTGATCCAGCCGCTGGGTCTGGCCGAATGGATTGGCGACGAAGCACTGTTCAATCAGGTGACGGCGCTGTCGGGCTGCGGCCCGGCCTTCCTCTTTCGCTTCGCCGACGCGCTGGCGCGCGCGGGCGAGGCGATCGGTATCCCCGCCGATCAGGCCGCGCGCATGGCGCTGGCGACGGTGCAGGGTTCCGCCAATATGGCCGCTCGCGCGGGCGATAGTCCCGCCATTCTGGCCGATCGGGTCGCCAGTCCCGGCGGCATGACGCGCGAAGGGTTGAACGTGCTGGATGCCGACGACCGGCTGCTGATCTTGCTCACCGACACGCTCGCCGCTGCCCGCGATCGCGGCGAAGCGATGGCGCGCGGCGAGTAATTCGAGGAAGGATGCCGATGCTGTCCCCTGATACCCCGATCCTGCTGCTCACCACGGGCGGGACGATCGACAAAATCTATTTCGATGCGCTGTCCGACTATCAGGTGGGCGAGACGGTGATGGCCAAGCTGCTCGACATCGCCCGTGTCAGGCGCCCCTTCCGCATCGAGGAAGTGACGCGCAAGGACAGTCTGGAACTGGACGACACCGATCGCGCGCTGATCTATGCCCGCGTTGCCGCCGCGCCGGAAAGCCATATCGTCATCACCCATGGCACCGACACGATGACCGACACGGCGAAGCTGCTGAAGGACATAACCGGCAAGACCATCGTGCTGGTCGGCGCGCTGGCGCCCGCGCGCTTCGGGGAGAGCGACGCCAGCTTCAACCTGGGCATGGCCTTCGCCACTGCGCAGGTCGCGGAGCCGGGCGTCTATATCACCATGAGCGGATCGGTTTTCCGCGCCGACAAGGTGGTCAAGGATCGCGCCAGGGGCGCCTTCGTTCCCAACGGGGCGTGATTGGGCCACGCTCTTTCCGGGATATTGTCCGCACTTTCACAGCATCGCGAAAATCAAAAAAGGGGCGTTCCGATGGTTCGGAACGCCCCTTTCTCCTTTATCGGTGGTCAGGCTGCTGTCAGCCCTCGACCTTGACGTGCTTGGGCGCGGCCTCGTTCAGGATGCGCAGAATCTTCTTGAGCGCGGTCGGCTCGTCCGTCTCTTCCATCGCGGCCAGTTCGCGGGCGAGGCGGCTGGAGGCCGCTTCGAAAATCTGGCGCTCGGAATAGCTCTGTTCGGGTTGGTCGTCGGCGCGGAACAGGTCGCGGGTCACTTCGGCGATCGACACCAGATCGCCCGAATTGATCTTCGCTTCATATTCCTGGGCGCGGCGCGACCACATGGTGCGCTTGACCTTGGGCTTGCCCTTCAGCGTTTCCATCGATTCTTCGAGCGTCTTGTTGGAGGACAGCTTGCGCATCCCGACGCCTTCGGCCTTGTTGGTCGGCACGCGGAGCGTCATGCGCTCCTTTTCGAAGCGGAGCACGTAAAGCTCCAGTTCCATGCCCGCAATCTGCTCCTTCTGGAGTTCGATCACACGGCCCACGCCATGCTTGGGGTAAACGACATAATCACCAACGTCAAAGGACAGCGCCTTGGCAGCCATTTGATACCTTTCCAATTCAATCGGGGAACGGGACGAACGCGGAAGCAGATGCGCGATATGCAAATGCCGGGAGGTCCACGGCGCCACCGTCAAGACATGAAGCTTATTCTCCAGGGGCGGATATGGGGGAACATCCGACCGTTGCGGCCCTATTTAGCAGATTCGTAACAAAATTACCACCCCCGGACACAAAGTCTGGGGGTGGGACTGGAAATGGGCCGCAATATGGGTTGTTGCCGATGTGTCGCGCTTAGCTGCCCTGGCCGGGTTCGGGCGAGAAGAACTGCTCCAGCTTGTTCTCGACGCCGCTCATCGCGTCGGCGTCGGCAGGGGCGTCGCCCTTGACCGTGATGTTGGGCCATTCCGCCGAATATTTGGTGTTCAGCTCCAGCCATTTTTCGAGGCCATTCTCGGTATCGGGCAGGATCGCTTCGGCCGGGCATTCCGGCTCGCATACGCCGCAGTCGATGCACTCGTTCGGATTGATGACCAGCATGTTCTCGCCCTCGTAGAAACAGTCGACGGGGCAGACCTCGACGCAATCCATATATTTGCAGCGGATGCAGTTGTCGGTCACGACATAGGTCATTGTCAGGGCACTCTATCGTTTGGAAAAGCGCGGCCCTGCTATGCGCGCCTGCGCCGCACGTCAATGAGGATATTGTTGCCGCGTGTTTAGGGTCGGTTTCGTGCGAACGACTCGCAAATTTTCCGGGCCTATCCCCCGATCGTCAGTTCCTCATAACAGGCCTGCGCTTCCGGGGCGGGGCCGCGTCGTACCGGCAGCGCCTGCACGCGCACCACGCGAACGCTGTC from Sphingobium sp. CAP-1 includes the following:
- the fdxA gene encoding ferredoxin FdxA — encoded protein: MTYVVTDNCIRCKYMDCVEVCPVDCFYEGENMLVINPNECIDCGVCEPECPAEAILPDTENGLEKWLELNTKYSAEWPNITVKGDAPADADAMSGVENKLEQFFSPEPGQGS
- a CDS encoding asparaginase domain-containing protein — its product is MLSPDTPILLLTTGGTIDKIYFDALSDYQVGETVMAKLLDIARVRRPFRIEEVTRKDSLELDDTDRALIYARVAAAPESHIVITHGTDTMTDTAKLLKDITGKTIVLVGALAPARFGESDASFNLGMAFATAQVAEPGVYITMSGSVFRADKVVKDRARGAFVPNGA
- a CDS encoding YbjN domain-containing protein; translated protein: MMDSDEFEHGGGEAAPIDMLAAYFEAHGWSFEQVGEDEIVAHTQGSWAQYELRGIWRDEDQVLQLLAMPDIRVSDDKRATVYETLGLINEQLWIGHFELWSSSGIVLFRHGALLGAGGTLTLDQAQLLVETAIDECERFYPVFQFVLWGGKSPSEAISASLIETRGEA
- a CDS encoding efflux RND transporter permease subunit — translated: MQLSDLSVRRPVFAAVVAVLLCIVGLVGYFSLSVREYPDTDPPVVSVETSYTGAAASVVETRITQLIEDAVAGVQGIETITSTSQDGTSRINIEFSPSRDVDTAANDVRDRVGSVVEDLPEDALAPEIRKVDSDARAILFLAFSRPGWSPIRISDYLDRNVVDRFAAIDGVARVNLGGEARPSTRIWFNAEKLAAFGLTPADVEAALRRQNVELPAGRFESKDQNQTLRVERPFATPDQFARLVIGRGADGYLVKLGDIARIEEGAENPYSSFRSNQGTAIGVGIIRQSGANTLAVAQRAKALIRELEPTLPTGMRVAIGTDESLFIERAIDNVYDTLVEAALLVILVIFLFLGSVRATIVPAVTVPICLLATCAVMWLMGLSINLLTLLAFVLAIGLVVDDAIVVLENVYHRVEQGDDPLVAAYLGSRQVGFAIISTTLVVCAVFVPVMFLAGQTGLLFRELAIAMIAAIAFSGFISLSLAPMLCSKLLRTAERGRLARWIDDRFQRLESRYARWLDGALRRPLLPLLGVLLFLGVAAFAFTRLPSELAPAEDTGVVEGQINAPEGTGFTRMMAYMKKIEDDLAFLRKDGTLQNLVIRTPAGFGTTDDYNSGNVIAFLRPWEDRTITTAEVANMVNRVIADQPAVRGNVAPRSGLGRGRGLPVNIVLAGATYEGLVAARDRIMTAAAAYPGLVNLDSDYKESKPQMRIETNLARAGDLGVSVNDVSQALQSLLGSRRVTTYVDRGEEYRVLVQAEDTGRRTVADLERINVRSRTGALVPLSALVTVREVAGPRQLNRYNKLRAITLTAALAPGTSLGEALGWLEDQARQSPEVLAIGYRGESQSLRETGGAIWLVFGLTILIIFLLLAAQFESFIHPGVIIATVPLAVAGGVLGLALTGGTVNLYSQIGIVMLVGLAAKNGILIVEFANQLRDEGMEIAQAIREAARRRLRPILMTSIATVIGAVPLVLRGGAGAAARHSIGTVIVFGVGLATLITLFLIPIFYSRVAKRTLSPQTVGRKLDSALKDSPEAAE
- a CDS encoding TspO/MBR family protein, with the protein product MNQIASQGQLRLAYLRWALFTVPIIVALGFLSGRLANSGYGNRWFDALEKPALMPPGWLFPVAWTILYVLMALAFAIVLHARGAKGRGAAIALFLVQFLLNLIWSPLFFRAHQVGGALALILILVVAVAATTALFWRIRRLAGVLLIPYLLWLAFASFLNYEIGRLNPDAATLVAPALRTQI
- the proC gene encoding pyrroline-5-carboxylate reductase, yielding MTQVWPDHLFLVGCGNMAGQMLSRWLDCGLDPARVTVLRPSGKPVADGVAVVTDYPPALPAGATVLLGMKPYQIADVAAALAPLCTEGTRIVSILAGTTLADLRSRFPAARDIVRAMPNLPVGLGEGVTALFTDATTDAAARADIDALIQPLGLAEWIGDEALFNQVTALSGCGPAFLFRFADALARAGEAIGIPADQAARMALATVQGSANMAARAGDSPAILADRVASPGGMTREGLNVLDADDRLLILLTDTLAAARDRGEAMARGE
- a CDS encoding accessory factor UbiK family protein, producing MQSENRFFDDLAKLVNGAAGTVAGMTREFESNARERAKDWIGGMDFVSREEFDAVKAVAAAAREEVELLKARLDALEGKSVKASKAKPVAGAKDAD
- a CDS encoding CarD family transcriptional regulator, yielding MAAKALSFDVGDYVVYPKHGVGRVIELQKEQIAGMELELYVLRFEKERMTLRVPTNKAEGVGMRKLSSNKTLEESMETLKGKPKVKRTMWSRRAQEYEAKINSGDLVSIAEVTRDLFRADDQPEQSYSERQIFEAASSRLARELAAMEETDEPTALKKILRILNEAAPKHVKVEG